One Syntrophorhabdales bacterium DNA segment encodes these proteins:
- a CDS encoding NAD+ synthase — protein sequence METVVRLALAQINCTVGDLTGNCRKILEFAEKAEGYGADIVSFPELAVTGYPPEDLLLKRKFISDNLAALRELSRSIRRIVAVVGFVDKVRGGVYNSAAVITGGEIKGIYHKMRLPNYAVFDEKRYFKSGKNPVVFLLGNLPLGVNICEDIWLPGGPTAAQAKYGARLICNINGSPYNAGKIKVREEIVQSQARNNGVIMSYTNLVGGQDELVFDGQSMVVDKDGTVLARAEAFKEDLLIVDVNVPLDETMRSGKRLIKIAETPFHQEKAPVEKRIVPPLKPAEEVYQALLLGLRDYVQKNGFKKVILGLSGGIDSALVAALAVDALGKENVICVFMPSRFSSEESRIDAKELCDRLDVRFIEISIEHIYMAYLETIAPIFSGLAPDITEENIQARIRGNIIMALSNKFGWLVLTTGNKSEMSVGYATLYGDMAGGFAVIKDVPKTLVYRLCRFRNSLGRVIPERILTKAPTAELRPDQKDTDTLPPYDTLDPILKAYVEEDEDPARIIRGGYEPDIVNRSVRMVDVSEYKRRQSPPGIRITPKAFGRDRRMPITNKYKG from the coding sequence ATGGAGACAGTGGTCCGATTAGCGCTTGCCCAGATAAATTGCACGGTCGGCGATCTCACGGGCAACTGCCGTAAGATTCTTGAGTTCGCAGAAAAAGCCGAAGGCTATGGCGCGGACATCGTCTCCTTCCCGGAACTGGCAGTGACGGGCTATCCTCCTGAAGACCTTCTCCTGAAGCGCAAGTTTATAAGCGATAATCTCGCTGCCCTGAGGGAGTTGTCGCGATCGATCCGACGCATCGTCGCGGTCGTGGGCTTCGTCGACAAAGTCCGGGGCGGCGTTTATAACAGCGCGGCAGTCATAACCGGCGGAGAGATAAAGGGTATCTATCACAAGATGCGCCTCCCCAACTACGCGGTCTTCGATGAAAAGCGTTATTTCAAATCCGGCAAGAACCCGGTTGTTTTTCTACTCGGGAACCTCCCTTTAGGCGTGAACATCTGCGAAGATATCTGGCTGCCTGGCGGACCTACGGCCGCACAGGCCAAGTACGGTGCAAGACTCATCTGCAATATCAACGGGTCGCCATATAATGCCGGCAAAATAAAAGTTAGAGAAGAAATCGTACAGTCTCAGGCGAGGAACAACGGCGTGATCATGTCGTACACAAATCTGGTCGGCGGGCAGGACGAACTGGTCTTTGACGGACAGAGCATGGTCGTTGACAAAGATGGCACAGTGCTCGCGCGCGCAGAGGCCTTCAAAGAGGATCTTCTTATAGTCGACGTCAACGTTCCTCTCGATGAGACGATGCGGTCCGGCAAAAGGCTCATAAAGATAGCAGAAACTCCATTTCACCAAGAAAAGGCTCCGGTGGAGAAACGGATCGTGCCACCCCTGAAACCAGCGGAAGAGGTGTACCAGGCTCTGCTTCTCGGTCTGCGTGACTACGTCCAGAAAAACGGCTTTAAGAAGGTCATTCTGGGATTGAGTGGGGGCATCGATTCGGCCCTTGTGGCTGCGCTTGCAGTGGACGCGCTCGGCAAGGAGAATGTAATATGCGTCTTCATGCCCTCCCGTTTCTCGTCGGAAGAGTCGCGCATTGATGCTAAAGAACTTTGCGACAGACTGGATGTGCGCTTCATTGAAATATCTATCGAGCATATCTACATGGCGTATCTCGAAACCATCGCCCCAATCTTCTCGGGACTTGCTCCTGATATTACAGAAGAAAACATCCAGGCGAGGATAAGGGGCAACATCATCATGGCCCTGTCCAACAAGTTTGGATGGCTCGTTCTTACCACCGGCAACAAATCTGAGATGAGCGTCGGGTATGCGACGCTTTACGGAGATATGGCCGGCGGATTTGCCGTCATAAAGGACGTGCCTAAGACACTGGTCTACAGGCTCTGCCGTTTCAGGAATTCGCTGGGACGAGTAATACCGGAAAGGATCCTTACAAAGGCTCCCACTGCTGAATTGAGGCCTGATCAGAAAGACACCGACACGCTTCCCCCGTATGACACGCTCGACCCCATCCTCAAAGCCTACGTTGAAGAGGATGAGGATCCTGCGAGGATCATACGAGGAGGCTATGAACCCGACATCGTTAACCGGTCGGTAAGGATGGTGGATGTGAGCGAGTATAAGCGAAGGCAGTCGCCTCCGGGAATACGCATCACGCCCAAGGCTTTCGGGAGAGACCGGAGAATGCCGATTACCAATAAGTATAAAGGCTGA
- a CDS encoding sigma-70 family RNA polymerase sigma factor, producing MKRISPTLQRITQKLNGHFTFMDHDDLFQEAMLHLWDAFRTGTLNDKTDSYVLQGCYYHLKNYIRTVQDKAPMVSLNSIVDGEQDVALEEILEADDVGPFEYVEGKMQVEALLNSGLTQKERDVLALAMEGMTTREIGQQLGVSHVAVVKVKNKLKARYEQLIAK from the coding sequence GTGAAGAGAATATCTCCTACGTTGCAGCGGATTACTCAGAAGCTGAACGGTCACTTCACCTTCATGGATCATGACGATCTTTTTCAGGAGGCTATGCTGCATCTCTGGGATGCCTTTCGAACTGGGACGCTCAATGACAAAACGGATAGTTACGTGCTGCAGGGATGCTACTACCACCTGAAGAACTACATACGCACAGTGCAGGACAAGGCACCGATGGTGAGCCTCAACAGTATCGTGGATGGTGAACAGGATGTTGCCCTGGAGGAGATTCTTGAAGCAGACGATGTTGGGCCATTTGAGTATGTTGAAGGAAAAATGCAGGTTGAGGCCCTGCTAAACAGCGGGCTAACCCAAAAGGAACGCGATGTTCTTGCCCTCGCCATGGAAGGCATGACAACCAGGGAGATAGGTCAACAACTCGGCGTTTCACACGTGGCAGTCGTGAAGGTCAAGAATAAGTTGAAGGCGAGGTACGAGCAATTGATTGCAAAATAG
- a CDS encoding LD-carboxypeptidase, with protein sequence MTRPELLLPNKLKRGDTICVVAPASPVADLPSLDAGIRLLQERGFRVLEGAHVRDSRLLFAGEDADRAHDLNRAFGDSTIDAIICAKGGAGTARMLPFIDFKLISRNPKIFVGYSDLTILQTALLQRCGLVSFYGPMVATEIGRSFPPFAEDNFFRMLTTPDLTLQLRNRPRKKMLTLYPGEARGQLVGGCLSVFVTALGTEWEIDTRGKILFFEDVDEKPHRIDRYLTQLLLANKLQAASAILFGGFTRCEYRNDRTSTGPLARTIDIVRDRVAHLEKPCLYGLQFGHMRDMLTIPNGGYAFVDATNQRVVVEPAVKNSSAVSG encoded by the coding sequence ATGACTCGTCCCGAACTTCTCCTTCCAAATAAACTTAAGCGGGGTGATACAATCTGCGTGGTCGCCCCCGCGTCCCCAGTGGCTGATCTGCCGTCTCTCGATGCGGGCATCCGCCTGCTTCAAGAGCGTGGCTTTCGCGTCCTCGAAGGGGCACACGTGAGAGACAGCAGGCTCCTCTTCGCGGGTGAGGATGCTGATCGGGCGCATGACCTCAATCGTGCTTTTGGCGACTCCACAATCGACGCTATCATCTGCGCCAAGGGAGGCGCGGGCACAGCGCGCATGCTGCCATTTATTGATTTCAAGCTCATCTCGCGCAACCCCAAAATCTTTGTGGGTTACAGCGACCTCACTATCCTGCAGACCGCCTTGCTGCAAAGATGCGGTCTTGTGAGTTTCTATGGACCGATGGTCGCCACCGAGATTGGTCGTTCCTTTCCGCCTTTCGCCGAAGATAACTTTTTTAGAATGCTGACAACGCCGGACCTTACCCTGCAATTACGCAACAGGCCGCGAAAGAAGATGCTCACGCTATACCCGGGAGAGGCCCGCGGGCAGCTCGTCGGCGGATGTCTTTCAGTTTTTGTCACTGCGCTCGGGACAGAGTGGGAGATTGACACCAGGGGCAAGATCCTCTTCTTTGAGGATGTTGACGAAAAACCTCATCGCATCGACCGCTACCTGACACAGCTACTGCTCGCGAATAAACTGCAGGCAGCGAGCGCGATCCTCTTTGGCGGGTTCACCCGCTGTGAATACCGGAATGACCGCACGAGCACGGGTCCTCTGGCGCGCACGATCGATATCGTCAGGGATCGGGTTGCACACCTTGAGAAGCCTTGCCTCTATGGCCTCCAATTCGGTCACATGCGAGATATGCTCACGATTCCCAACGGAGGCTATGCTTTTGTCGATGCCACGAATCAGCGGGTGGTCGTAGAACCGGCTGTTAAAAACAGTTCAGCAGTAAGTGGCTGA
- a CDS encoding 4Fe-4S dicluster domain-containing protein, which produces MEPRVLVINHDKCTGCRRCELVCSVFHEGVSNPSKARIKVEKWEWEGLYIPMTCRQCADAPCMNVCPVKAISRDDAESKVSVDYDKCIVCRSCVAVCPFGAMNFNPAAKKVFKCDLCDGNPQCVRFCDMKAVDYIDSRKESTVRKRDAALKMAEAKKLGAAKEYEA; this is translated from the coding sequence ATGGAACCCAGAGTTCTGGTAATCAACCACGATAAATGCACGGGCTGCAGGAGATGCGAGCTCGTCTGCTCAGTGTTTCACGAAGGCGTATCGAACCCAAGCAAGGCACGGATAAAAGTTGAGAAATGGGAATGGGAAGGCCTCTATATCCCGATGACGTGCAGACAATGCGCTGATGCGCCATGCATGAACGTCTGCCCTGTTAAAGCAATCAGCCGCGATGATGCAGAGTCCAAAGTGTCTGTCGATTACGATAAGTGCATTGTGTGCCGCTCCTGTGTAGCAGTCTGTCCTTTTGGTGCCATGAATTTCAATCCTGCCGCGAAGAAAGTATTCAAGTGCGACCTTTGCGACGGCAATCCTCAGTGCGTCCGTTTTTGCGATATGAAAGCGGTTGATTACATCGATTCCCGGAAAGAGAGCACTGTCAGAAAGAGGGACGCGGCGTTGAAGATGGCTGAAGCAAAAAAACTGGGTGCAGCCAAAGAGTACGAGGCGTAA
- a CDS encoding ammonium transporter, producing MNVRKKLQTILMISMVIALILAIRPAVADEAPPQGGAPQATAVQAAGPQPDPAGIATGDKANAIDGAGNAFVVTEPTDTKAPDYAEKKKQYEEYKSQAAKEPLAVKLADTVGHVRIATNFSWTLLTGYLVLFMQAGFALLTVGLVRRKNAAHLMMLNFAAYVFAFLAYYVCGYAFQFGAAAVNAAPTNLGGTPTLDKFLLGGGMWGFLGGKGFFLSGPGYDAGSLCLTLFQVVFMETAGYIIVGAICERITFWGFVLCELFVGAFLYPISGCWVWGGGWLSQLGVSMGLGHGYVDFAGSSVVHAVGGFCAMALAIILGPRLGKYGPDGKPRAFPAHNIAFVVTGTFILLFGWMGFNPGSTLGASDLRISVVAVNTNLAAVAGSATAMIFWYFKFGKPDITMACNGMLAGLVAITAPCAFVSPNSAVIIGILAGILVCVGVLFNERVLKVDDPCGAISVHGYCGWLGAVSLGIFADGTYGAGWNGVGATTYLGKAGQGVTGLLHGDVSQFFTQLGGATLIVLYAFVFTFVVFKIVNAIVPLRVSKEVEREGLDVPEFGLPAYPDGELVQ from the coding sequence ATGAACGTACGGAAAAAACTACAGACCATCTTGATGATTTCTATGGTTATTGCTCTGATATTGGCGATACGACCGGCTGTTGCGGATGAGGCGCCCCCTCAGGGAGGAGCTCCCCAGGCGACGGCGGTCCAGGCTGCGGGGCCTCAACCCGACCCTGCCGGAATTGCCACGGGGGACAAGGCAAATGCCATTGATGGGGCGGGCAATGCCTTCGTTGTTACCGAGCCGACCGACACGAAGGCCCCTGACTATGCCGAAAAGAAAAAGCAGTACGAAGAATACAAGAGTCAGGCAGCCAAAGAACCGCTTGCGGTTAAGCTCGCCGACACTGTCGGGCACGTTCGGATTGCGACCAACTTCAGTTGGACCCTCCTCACAGGGTATCTTGTACTCTTCATGCAAGCAGGCTTCGCCCTTCTCACCGTTGGGCTGGTGCGCAGGAAAAACGCCGCCCATCTCATGATGCTTAACTTCGCTGCCTATGTCTTCGCCTTCTTGGCGTACTATGTGTGCGGTTACGCCTTCCAGTTCGGCGCGGCCGCAGTCAATGCGGCGCCAACGAATCTTGGAGGGACTCCAACGCTGGACAAATTCCTCCTCGGAGGCGGCATGTGGGGCTTCTTGGGCGGCAAGGGCTTTTTTCTGAGCGGCCCGGGCTACGATGCCGGAAGTCTTTGCCTGACGCTCTTCCAGGTCGTATTCATGGAAACGGCCGGGTATATCATCGTGGGGGCTATATGTGAGCGAATTACGTTCTGGGGATTTGTCCTTTGCGAGCTGTTCGTCGGCGCCTTTCTATACCCCATCTCCGGTTGCTGGGTTTGGGGAGGTGGATGGCTCTCTCAGCTGGGCGTCAGCATGGGCTTAGGTCACGGCTACGTGGATTTCGCGGGTTCGAGCGTTGTCCATGCCGTGGGCGGCTTCTGCGCCATGGCTCTAGCCATCATTCTCGGCCCTCGCCTCGGCAAGTACGGTCCGGACGGCAAGCCGCGGGCCTTTCCGGCGCACAACATTGCCTTTGTCGTAACCGGCACCTTCATACTCCTGTTCGGCTGGATGGGTTTTAACCCCGGCTCCACCCTCGGCGCGTCGGACCTGCGCATCTCGGTGGTTGCCGTGAACACGAATCTTGCTGCTGTTGCCGGATCGGCGACCGCAATGATCTTCTGGTACTTCAAGTTTGGTAAACCAGACATCACCATGGCGTGCAACGGCATGCTCGCTGGCCTGGTCGCCATCACCGCGCCTTGTGCATTTGTCAGCCCAAACTCCGCTGTTATCATCGGCATTCTTGCCGGCATTCTGGTTTGTGTGGGCGTCCTTTTTAACGAGCGGGTACTTAAGGTCGACGACCCCTGCGGCGCTATTTCCGTGCATGGCTATTGTGGCTGGCTGGGGGCGGTGAGCCTTGGTATCTTCGCCGATGGCACGTACGGCGCAGGCTGGAACGGTGTCGGCGCAACGACCTACCTCGGCAAGGCCGGACAGGGTGTGACCGGCCTGCTTCACGGGGACGTATCCCAGTTCTTTACACAGCTCGGGGGGGCCACGCTGATCGTGCTGTATGCATTCGTCTTTACCTTCGTGGTCTTTAAAATCGTGAACGCCATCGTTCCTCTGCGCGTTTCTAAAGAAGTGGAGCGTGAAGGTCTCGACGTCCCAGAGTTCGGTCTGCCTGCGTACCCTGACGGCGAACTTGTCCAATGA
- a CDS encoding P-II family nitrogen regulator: MVKIEAVIKPEKQEEVKQALVDIGVQGMTVFEVRGFGRQKGQHETYRGTEIKVSFVHKVMVTIVIKDELLDTAIEAIRKAAHTDTIGDGKIFVTSVQRVVRIRTGETGPQAL; encoded by the coding sequence ATGGTAAAGATTGAGGCAGTCATAAAACCTGAGAAGCAGGAAGAGGTAAAGCAGGCATTGGTGGATATCGGCGTTCAAGGAATGACGGTGTTTGAGGTAAGGGGGTTCGGACGACAGAAAGGCCAGCATGAGACCTACAGGGGAACCGAGATCAAGGTGAGTTTTGTGCACAAAGTGATGGTCACTATAGTGATCAAGGATGAACTGTTGGACACTGCGATCGAGGCCATTCGAAAAGCAGCCCACACAGACACCATAGGCGACGGAAAGATCTTCGTTACCTCGGTGCAACGAGTCGTGCGTATACGGACAGGAGAGACCGGCCCGCAAGCTCTCTGA
- a CDS encoding tripartite tricarboxylate transporter substrate-binding protein translates to MFKDVVEFARKNPKKLTYGTSGTGTSANVAMETIAKREGVQFTIVPFKGSPETQAALLGGHVLLAAGGFGQSLVDAGETRLLLLLAEARSRYFPEVPILKDLGYDIPAPTLFNVVGPRGLPEAIEKKIEDAFTKAMSEPAFIKGMKDLRLTVVYRNSSQLEEYVARNYESMGKLLKQLGFAKQKCLFLFVPVKGYTFRPLNTPDECIEGRDPIGPILRRRFAARRGCFF, encoded by the coding sequence GTGTTCAAAGACGTGGTCGAGTTCGCGCGAAAGAACCCGAAGAAACTGACCTACGGCACCTCGGGAACAGGCACATCAGCGAACGTGGCGATGGAGACCATTGCCAAAAGGGAAGGGGTTCAGTTTACGATTGTGCCCTTCAAGGGCTCTCCAGAAACGCAGGCAGCCCTCCTGGGAGGACATGTGCTCCTCGCGGCCGGAGGGTTTGGCCAATCGCTTGTCGATGCGGGAGAGACAAGGCTCCTTCTCCTTCTGGCCGAGGCGCGGTCCCGTTATTTTCCGGAAGTTCCCATCCTGAAGGATCTTGGTTATGATATCCCGGCGCCCACACTTTTCAATGTTGTAGGGCCGAGGGGGTTGCCCGAGGCCATTGAAAAGAAGATAGAAGATGCCTTTACCAAAGCCATGAGCGAGCCTGCGTTCATTAAGGGCATGAAGGACCTTCGGCTCACCGTAGTATACCGCAACAGTTCTCAACTGGAGGAGTACGTTGCGCGTAATTACGAATCGATGGGCAAGCTTTTGAAGCAGCTGGGGTTTGCGAAACAAAAATGTTTATTTTTGTTTGTCCCAGTCAAAGGCTATACATTCCGGCCCCTCAATACTCCTGACGAATGCATCGAAGGACGTGACCCAATCGGACCCATTCTGCGAAGAAGATTTGCGGCTCGTCGAGGCTGCTTTTTTTGA
- a CDS encoding GAF domain-containing protein gives MRSKKSPEKIDSKEQELLMLRKVAEYVSSNLELEDLLSRIVKMVAEIASADSCFIYLYDAKHHELVLRASSNPRTNAVGNIRLKLGEGVTGWAAKEKMPVALAREAYKDSRFKSFTNLAEDKYESFLAVPILSKNEIIGVMNVHSKRECEYPESQINLLFTVSRYLGNAIENAIIYEEVRKKAKQLDLLSEISKTIVSDYYLKEILQLIVTTTAQVMGSKICSIMLLDEKKQELVIAATQSLSQEYLTKQNLKVGQSISGKVVKEKRPIIVRDVTKEPGFMYPEIARREGLVSMLSVPMMIKDRVVGVINFYTQKEYSFSKEETDILQAIANQAAVAIENTRLDQEILATKEALETRKLVERAKGVLMRELGIPEDEAHKRIHKKSMDLRKSMREVAEAIIVASDLRK, from the coding sequence GTGAGATCAAAAAAATCTCCTGAGAAGATTGACTCCAAGGAGCAGGAGTTATTGATGCTCCGCAAGGTAGCGGAGTACGTGAGCAGCAATCTTGAACTGGAAGACCTGCTCAGCAGGATCGTCAAGATGGTCGCAGAGATCGCTTCCGCCGATTCCTGCTTCATATACCTCTACGATGCGAAGCACCATGAACTTGTGCTCAGGGCATCGAGCAACCCCCGGACCAATGCGGTAGGCAACATAAGACTGAAACTCGGTGAAGGCGTGACAGGATGGGCAGCAAAAGAAAAAATGCCGGTTGCTCTAGCGCGGGAAGCCTACAAGGATTCGCGGTTCAAAAGCTTTACCAACCTTGCCGAGGATAAATATGAGTCTTTTCTTGCCGTGCCCATTCTTTCCAAGAATGAGATCATCGGCGTGATGAACGTGCACAGCAAAAGGGAGTGCGAGTACCCGGAGTCGCAGATTAATTTGCTCTTCACCGTTTCCCGTTACCTCGGCAATGCCATAGAGAATGCGATCATCTACGAGGAGGTCAGGAAAAAGGCGAAGCAGCTCGATCTTCTGTCAGAGATAAGCAAGACCATTGTGTCTGATTATTACCTGAAGGAGATACTGCAACTTATCGTGACCACAACAGCCCAGGTTATGGGCTCGAAAATCTGCTCGATTATGCTCCTTGACGAAAAGAAGCAGGAGCTCGTGATTGCAGCCACCCAGAGTTTGAGCCAGGAATACCTCACAAAGCAGAACCTCAAGGTGGGACAGTCGATCAGCGGCAAGGTCGTGAAGGAGAAGAGGCCGATCATCGTGCGCGACGTGACGAAGGAACCGGGCTTCATGTACCCGGAGATCGCGAGAAGAGAGGGACTGGTGTCGATGCTCTCCGTTCCCATGATGATCAAGGACAGGGTGGTCGGTGTTATTAACTTCTATACACAGAAGGAATACAGCTTTTCCAAGGAGGAGACCGACATCCTGCAAGCCATTGCCAACCAGGCGGCTGTGGCGATAGAGAATACGCGGCTCGACCAAGAGATTCTCGCCACAAAGGAAGCCCTGGAAACAAGAAAGCTGGTTGAGCGGGCCAAGGGCGTTCTCATGAGGGAATTGGGAATACCCGAGGACGAGGCGCACAAGAGGATTCACAAAAAGAGTATGGATTTGCGCAAGAGCATGCGGGAGGTTGCGGAGGCGATAATAGTCGCCTCCGACCTCAGAAAGTGA
- a CDS encoding aldehyde ferredoxin oxidoreductase C-terminal domain-containing protein: MALDRKLAVVDLTTGKIDIKPISLEVRRKFLGGRGLAAYLLYKYVKPGCDPMGPDNAVIFSAGPLGGTLASAGSRTDVMTKNPLTGLLGSGNFGGFFAPELRWAGFDHILVKGKADKPVYLWVHDGEVEIRDGKNVWGKTVTEAQWAVREELDDPDIKSAVCGPGAEKGVRFGNVMTGIKNANGRGGGGSVMGSKNLKMVAARGTMDIKIAHPMEALEFDKKYIEMITGAKVNQTMGTLGTPFIWGAANAWGGVRANNFQLNQLLYSDDIEPESLDEISNQTVGKYHMAACFGCQVHCRAQYRIPDRPIAHKLGMVGIYDEGPEYTSQNAFCGEPGCTKAETLLICNHLVNQYGLDNLETGSLISWAMELYEKGILTSKDTDGIDLRFGNDEALIEMIHHIGKRDTWLGNVLAEGGIAAANTIGKDSIKYLVHVKGMSHLGSDERATPGLALNCAMASRGSDHLRSRPAIDLYHLPEPVLRRIYGSPVSYDGALSPDQREYAGKAWMVYWQETVFMGVDCLGTCKYHTTFLGATLPNFEDWSKVLYYNTGMEMTPREMWDVADRCNMIERLFNLREGMKKDDPLKGEMLIDRYFDEPCRLGAPDVVGAKLDRKKFLDMRAEFYKHKGCDENGIPAPERLKYLGLETFDNDPSLL; this comes from the coding sequence ATGGCGCTAGACAGAAAACTGGCCGTGGTAGATCTGACAACAGGCAAGATTGACATAAAGCCGATTTCTCTGGAGGTCAGGAGGAAGTTTCTCGGCGGCAGGGGACTCGCTGCCTACCTTCTTTACAAATACGTAAAGCCGGGCTGTGATCCTATGGGCCCGGACAATGCGGTTATCTTCAGCGCAGGGCCTCTCGGTGGGACTCTCGCATCGGCAGGCTCCAGAACTGATGTCATGACGAAAAATCCCCTTACCGGCCTTCTGGGAAGCGGAAACTTTGGCGGGTTCTTTGCCCCGGAGCTCCGGTGGGCCGGCTTCGATCATATTCTGGTGAAAGGCAAGGCAGATAAACCGGTATACCTGTGGGTTCACGATGGCGAAGTGGAGATACGAGACGGAAAGAATGTCTGGGGTAAGACCGTAACTGAAGCGCAATGGGCAGTCAGAGAAGAGTTAGACGATCCTGATATTAAGTCGGCAGTGTGCGGTCCGGGCGCTGAAAAAGGCGTCAGGTTCGGCAACGTCATGACCGGCATCAAGAACGCCAACGGACGAGGCGGCGGCGGCTCGGTCATGGGCTCGAAGAACCTGAAGATGGTGGCAGCGCGAGGCACCATGGACATCAAGATAGCCCACCCGATGGAAGCCCTGGAGTTCGACAAGAAATATATCGAAATGATCACCGGCGCAAAAGTGAACCAGACCATGGGCACTCTCGGCACGCCCTTTATATGGGGCGCTGCAAATGCGTGGGGCGGAGTGCGCGCCAATAACTTCCAGCTCAACCAGCTCCTTTACAGCGACGACATCGAGCCGGAGAGCCTTGACGAAATTTCAAATCAGACCGTGGGCAAGTATCATATGGCAGCCTGCTTCGGATGCCAGGTCCACTGCCGCGCACAATACAGAATCCCGGACCGACCCATTGCTCATAAACTGGGTATGGTGGGCATATACGACGAAGGCCCCGAGTATACGTCGCAGAATGCGTTCTGCGGCGAGCCGGGCTGTACCAAGGCTGAGACGCTGCTCATCTGTAACCACCTTGTTAACCAATACGGTCTAGACAACCTCGAGACCGGCAGTCTGATCTCCTGGGCCATGGAGCTTTACGAAAAAGGCATCCTCACCAGCAAAGATACCGATGGCATTGACCTACGGTTCGGCAACGATGAGGCTCTCATCGAGATGATCCACCATATCGGCAAGAGAGACACATGGCTCGGCAACGTGTTGGCCGAGGGCGGCATTGCAGCAGCCAATACGATCGGCAAAGACTCCATCAAATACCTGGTGCACGTGAAGGGCATGAGTCACCTTGGTTCGGATGAGAGGGCAACCCCTGGACTCGCCCTGAACTGTGCCATGGCTTCCAGAGGGTCAGACCACTTGCGGAGTCGGCCCGCCATTGACCTTTACCATCTGCCGGAACCGGTACTGAGAAGGATATACGGCAGCCCGGTTTCCTACGATGGAGCCTTGAGCCCAGACCAGAGGGAATACGCGGGCAAGGCCTGGATGGTCTATTGGCAGGAGACCGTGTTCATGGGGGTTGATTGTCTTGGCACATGCAAGTACCACACAACGTTCCTCGGCGCCACGCTGCCCAATTTCGAAGACTGGTCGAAGGTACTCTACTACAATACCGGAATGGAGATGACACCAAGGGAGATGTGGGACGTGGCCGATAGATGCAATATGATCGAGAGACTCTTTAACCTGAGAGAGGGCATGAAGAAGGACGACCCGTTGAAAGGCGAAATGCTCATTGATCGCTATTTCGACGAACCCTGCAGGCTTGGCGCACCCGACGTTGTCGGCGCAAAGCTCGACCGGAAGAAGTTCCTTGATATGAGAGCCGAGTTCTACAAGCACAAAGGGTGTGATGAAAATGGCATACCTGCGCCCGAAAGATTGAAGTATCTCGGGCTTGAGACCTTTGATAACGATCCATCACTGCTCTAG